The nucleotide window CAGGCGGAAACAGCTCTCAGGAGTGCGATTGCAATGGGTGCTGATGAAGGTTACCTGATTTCTGACCGTGCGTTTGCCGGTTCAGATACCTGGGCTACCTCCTATACCTTATCAAAGGGAATTCAGACACTGGGCAAAGTAGATCTGATTATCTGTGGTAAACAGGCTATCGACGGTGACACTGCTCAGGTGGGACCCGGGGTGGCTGAGATGCTTGATCTGCCGTTTGTTGCCTGGGTAAGGAAAATCGAAGAGATTTCTGACACACACCTGAAAGTAGAGCGGATGATGGAGGAGGGATACGATGTAGTAGAGATGCCTCTTCCCGGGCTTATTACTGTGGTTAAGGAGATAAATACTCCCAGAATGGCCTCCCTGAAAGGAAAAATGAAGGCCAAGAGCGCTAAAATCTCTGTCCTGAATGTTTCATCGATTCCTGTTGACGCAGAGAGACTTGGATTGAAGGGCAGTCCTACTCAGGTTCTCCGCTCTTTTGTTCCCGAGAGGAAAAGCGGTGGTGAGAAGATTAAAGATGAACTGCCGGTGATGGTAGAAAAACTAAAGTCAACCATTCTTGATTTAGGTATTGTAAAGTAGGAGGCTCGCGCAAATGGGAATAAAAGTCGATTTGGAAAAATGTATTGGTTGCAGTCTCTGTGTGCGTGCCTGTGCCCAGAATGCAATAACAATTGTGAATAAAAAAGCGGTTATCGATCTGGAAAAATGCAACCTCTGCTCTGCTTGTGTGGAGGCATGTAAAAAATACCAGGCGATTTCGATCACAAAAGATGCTGCTGAGAACGGTGTAGATATAAATCAGTACAAGAATGTGGCTGTATTCGTAGAGCAGCGGGAAGGA belongs to Fibrobacter sp. and includes:
- a CDS encoding electron transfer flavoprotein subunit beta/FixA family protein, with amino-acid sequence MNIVVCIKQVPGTTKVKINPETGTLIRDGVEAVVNPFDEYAIEEALRIKEKVGGVVKVITMGPTQAETALRSAIAMGADEGYLISDRAFAGSDTWATSYTLSKGIQTLGKVDLIICGKQAIDGDTAQVGPGVAEMLDLPFVAWVRKIEEISDTHLKVERMMEEGYDVVEMPLPGLITVVKEINTPRMASLKGKMKAKSAKISVLNVSSIPVDAERLGLKGSPTQVLRSFVPERKSGGEKIKDELPVMVEKLKSTILDLGIVK